The following coding sequences are from one Bos mutus isolate GX-2022 unplaced genomic scaffold, NWIPB_WYAK_1.1 CTG215, whole genome shotgun sequence window:
- the AARSD1 gene encoding alanyl-tRNA editing protein Aarsd1 produces the protein MAFRCQRDSYAREFTTTVVSCRPAELHTEESNGKKEVLSGFQVVLEDTLLFPEGGGQPDDRGTINDISVLRVTRRGTQADHFTQTPLTPGTEVQVRVDWERRFDHMQQHSGQHLITAVADDLFGLKTTSWELGRLRSVIELDSPTVTAEQVAAIERSVNEKIRDRLPVNVRELSLDDPEVEQVRGRGLPDDHAGPIRVVTIQSVDSNMCCGTHVSNLSDLQVIKILGTEKGKKNKTNLIFLAGNRVLKWMERSHGIEKALTALLKCGAEDHVEAVKKLQNSSKLLQKNNLNLLRDLAVHIAHSLRNSPDWGGVITLHRKDGDSEFMNIIANEIGSEETLLFLTVGDEKGAGLFLLAGPAEAVETLGPRVSEVLEGKGAGKKGRFQGKATKMSRRAEVQALLQDYISTQSAEE, from the exons ATGGCGTTTCGGTGTCAGCGGGACAGCTACGCCAGAGAG TTCACCACCACCGTGGTCTCCTGCCGTCCCGCGGAGCTGCACACCGAAGAAAGCAACGGCAAGAAGGAAGTGCTGAGCGGTTTCCAAGTGGTACTGGAAGACACGCTGCTTTTCCCCGAGGGCGGGGGACAG CCTGATGACCGTGGTACAATCAATGACATCTCTGTGCTGAGAGTGACTCGCCGGGGCACCCAGGCTGATCATTTCACCCAGACGCCCCTGACCCCTGGGACTGAGGTTCAAGTCCGGGTGGACTGGGAACGGAGGTTTGACCACATGCAGCAGCATTCAG GGCAGCATCTCATCACCGCAGTTGCTGATGATCTTTTTGGGCTGAAGACAACATCATG GGAGTTGGGGCGACTCCGGAGTGTCATTGAGCTGGACAGCCCCACTGTGACTGCAGAGCAAGTAGCTGCCATCGAGCGGAGTGTCAATGAAAAAATCCGAGACCGGCTGCCAGTGAATGTGCGAGAACTGAGCCTGGATGATCCAGAGGTGGAGCAG GTGAGGGGCCGGGGTTTGCCGGATGATCACGCTGGGCCTATTCGAGTTGTTACCATCCAGAGCGTTGATTCCAACATGTGTTGCGGGACCCATGTGAGCAATCTCAGTGACCTTCAG GTCATTAAAATTCTGGGCActgagaaggggaaaaagaacaaaaccaaccTGATCTTCCTGGCTGGGAACCGGGTGCTGAAGTGGATGGAGAGGAGTCATGGCATTGAGAAGGCGCTCACAGCTCTGCTGAA GTGTGGAGCAGAGGACCACGTGGAAGCAGTGAAGAAGCTGCAGAACTCCAGCAAGCTCCTGCAGAAG AACAACCTGAATCTGCTCAGAGACCTGGCTGTGCACATTGCCCACAGCCTTAGGAACAGCCCGGACTGGGGAGGTGTGATCACATTACACAG GAAGGACGGCGATTCTGAGTTCATGAATATCATCGCCAATGAGATTGGGTCAGAG GAGACCCTCCTCTTCTTAACTGTGGGCGATGAGAAAGGTGCGGGACTCTTCTTACTGGCAGGACCAGCTGAGGCCGTGGAGACCCTGGGGCCCAG AGTGTCTGAGGTGCTGGAAGGCAAGGGAGCTGGGAAGAAAGGCCGCTTTCAGGGCAAGGCCACCAAGATGAGCCGGCGGGCAGAGGTGCAGGCGCTTCTCCAGGACTACATCAGCACGCAGAGCGCAGAGGAGTGA
- the PTGES3L gene encoding putative protein PTGES3L isoform X5 encodes MARQHARTLWYDRPKYVFMEFCVEDSTDVHVLIEDHRIVFSCKNPDGVEFYNEIEFYAKVNCKDSRDKRSGRSITCFVRKWKEKVAWPRLTKEDIKLLKKVSTKGPPPAMDDLDDDSDSADATST; translated from the exons ATGGCACG GCAGCATGCCCGGACCCTGTGGTACGACAGGCCCAAGTATGTGTTCATGGAGTTTTGTGTTGAGGACAGCACGGATGTCCACGTGCTCATCGAAGACCACCGCATTGTGTTCAg CTGCAAGAATCCTGATGGAGTGGAGTTTTACAATGAGATTGAGTTCTATGCCAAGGTGAACTGCAAG GACTCCCGAGATAAGCGCTCTGGCCGCTCCATTACTTGCTTTGTGAGGAAATGGAAGGAGAAGGTGGCCTGGCCCAGGCTCACCAAGGAGGATATCAAG CTTTTGAAAAAGGTCAGCACCAAAGGACCACCTCCTGCAATGGATGATTTGGAT GATGATTCTGACAGTGCCGATGCAACAA gcaCTTGA
- the PTGES3L gene encoding putative protein PTGES3L isoform X2 encodes MARQHARTLWYDRPKYVFMEFCVEDSTDVHVLIEDHRIVFSCKNPDGVEFYNEIEFYAKVNCKDSRDKRSGRSITCFVRKWKEKVAWPRLTKEDIKPVWLSVDFDNWRDWEGEEEVELAQVEHYAELLKKVSTKGPPPAMDDLDDDSDSADATST; translated from the exons ATGGCACG GCAGCATGCCCGGACCCTGTGGTACGACAGGCCCAAGTATGTGTTCATGGAGTTTTGTGTTGAGGACAGCACGGATGTCCACGTGCTCATCGAAGACCACCGCATTGTGTTCAg CTGCAAGAATCCTGATGGAGTGGAGTTTTACAATGAGATTGAGTTCTATGCCAAGGTGAACTGCAAG GACTCCCGAGATAAGCGCTCTGGCCGCTCCATTACTTGCTTTGTGAGGAAATGGAAGGAGAAGGTGGCCTGGCCCAGGCTCACCAAGGAGGATATCAAG CCAGTGTGGTTGTCTGTAGACTTTGATAACTGGAGAGActgggaaggggaagaagaagtGGAGCTGGCTCAGGTGGAGCATTATGCAGAG CTTTTGAAAAAGGTCAGCACCAAAGGACCACCTCCTGCAATGGATGATTTGGAT GATGATTCTGACAGTGCCGATGCAACAA gcaCTTGA
- the PTGES3L gene encoding putative protein PTGES3L isoform X1: MARQHARTLWYDRPKYVFMEFCVEDSTDVHVLIEDHRIVFSCKNPDGVEFYNEIEFYAKVNCKDSRDKRSGRSITCFVRKWKEKVAWPRLTKEDIKPVWLSVDFDNWRDWEGEEEVELAQVEHYAELLKKVSTKGPPPAMDDLDDDSDSADATSN, from the exons ATGGCACG GCAGCATGCCCGGACCCTGTGGTACGACAGGCCCAAGTATGTGTTCATGGAGTTTTGTGTTGAGGACAGCACGGATGTCCACGTGCTCATCGAAGACCACCGCATTGTGTTCAg CTGCAAGAATCCTGATGGAGTGGAGTTTTACAATGAGATTGAGTTCTATGCCAAGGTGAACTGCAAG GACTCCCGAGATAAGCGCTCTGGCCGCTCCATTACTTGCTTTGTGAGGAAATGGAAGGAGAAGGTGGCCTGGCCCAGGCTCACCAAGGAGGATATCAAG CCAGTGTGGTTGTCTGTAGACTTTGATAACTGGAGAGActgggaaggggaagaagaagtGGAGCTGGCTCAGGTGGAGCATTATGCAGAG CTTTTGAAAAAGGTCAGCACCAAAGGACCACCTCCTGCAATGGATGATTTGGAT GATGATTCTGACAGTGCCGATGCAACAAGTAATTAA
- the PTGES3L gene encoding putative protein PTGES3L isoform X3, translating to MEFCVEDSTDVHVLIEDHRIVFSCKNPDGVEFYNEIEFYAKVNCKDSRDKRSGRSITCFVRKWKEKVAWPRLTKEDIKPVWLSVDFDNWRDWEGEEEVELAQVEHYAELLKKVSTKGPPPAMDDLDDDSDSADATSN from the exons ATGGAGTTTTGTGTTGAGGACAGCACGGATGTCCACGTGCTCATCGAAGACCACCGCATTGTGTTCAg CTGCAAGAATCCTGATGGAGTGGAGTTTTACAATGAGATTGAGTTCTATGCCAAGGTGAACTGCAAG GACTCCCGAGATAAGCGCTCTGGCCGCTCCATTACTTGCTTTGTGAGGAAATGGAAGGAGAAGGTGGCCTGGCCCAGGCTCACCAAGGAGGATATCAAG CCAGTGTGGTTGTCTGTAGACTTTGATAACTGGAGAGActgggaaggggaagaagaagtGGAGCTGGCTCAGGTGGAGCATTATGCAGAG CTTTTGAAAAAGGTCAGCACCAAAGGACCACCTCCTGCAATGGATGATTTGGAT GATGATTCTGACAGTGCCGATGCAACAAGTAATTAA
- the PTGES3L gene encoding putative protein PTGES3L isoform X4, translating into MARQHARTLWYDRPKYVFMEFCVEDSTDVHVLIEDHRIVFSCKNPDGVEFYNEIEFYAKVNCKDSRDKRSGRSITCFVRKWKEKVAWPRLTKEDIKLLKKVSTKGPPPAMDDLDDDSDSADATSN; encoded by the exons ATGGCACG GCAGCATGCCCGGACCCTGTGGTACGACAGGCCCAAGTATGTGTTCATGGAGTTTTGTGTTGAGGACAGCACGGATGTCCACGTGCTCATCGAAGACCACCGCATTGTGTTCAg CTGCAAGAATCCTGATGGAGTGGAGTTTTACAATGAGATTGAGTTCTATGCCAAGGTGAACTGCAAG GACTCCCGAGATAAGCGCTCTGGCCGCTCCATTACTTGCTTTGTGAGGAAATGGAAGGAGAAGGTGGCCTGGCCCAGGCTCACCAAGGAGGATATCAAG CTTTTGAAAAAGGTCAGCACCAAAGGACCACCTCCTGCAATGGATGATTTGGAT GATGATTCTGACAGTGCCGATGCAACAAGTAATTAA